In a genomic window of Pangasianodon hypophthalmus isolate fPanHyp1 chromosome 1, fPanHyp1.pri, whole genome shotgun sequence:
- the chst2b gene encoding carbohydrate sulfotransferase 2 produces the protein MRGKQYQQIKPAGPRETDTDYGRKLRTYQNPVKIIDQPGIVMKVLRRKRIILFVAYFLLLVLTMLNLANYRWSKEPQQCSHQVRSTTYQGRSDIRFLYRPALVKKRQLVYVLTTWRSGSSFFGELFNQNPDVFFLYEPMWHIWQKLYPGDAVSLQGAARDMLSSLYRCDLSVFQLYNSPGGKNITSLGLFGATLNKVICSYPLCSAYRKDVVGMVDDKVCKKCPPQSLRLLEDECLKYNTIVIKGVRILDVNVLAPLMEDPSLELKVIHLVRDPRAVANSRIKSRHGLIRENLQVVRSRDPKLRRLPLADAAHKTNKKDGADYHSIGAMEVICDRTHRTLRTALNPPSWLKGKYLAVRYEDLVENPVKVLRQVYRFANLSANHDVESFALNMTNGTNSSSKPFIVSSRNATLAASAWRTLLSIQQIKQVEDYCHQSMAVLGYERVRTAAEAKDLSKSLLTASKL, from the coding sequence ATGAGAGGAAAACAGTATCAGCAGATCAAGCCTGCAGGACCTCGAGAGACCGACACTGACTATGGAAGGAAACTCCGAACCTACCAGAACCCTGTGAAAATAATCGACCAGCCCGGCATCGTGATGAAGGTGCTGAGGAGGAAGCGGATTATTTTATTCGTGGCCTATTTCCTCCTGCTGGTTCTGACCATGCTGAATTTGGCCAACTACAGATGGAGCAAAGAGCCGCAGCAGTGCAGCCACCAGGTGAGGAGCACCACGTACCAGGGGCGCTCCGACATCCGGTTCCTTTACAGACCCGCTCTGGTTAAGAAAAGGCAGCTCGTTTACGTCTTGACCACTTGGCGCTCGGGGTCGAGCTTTTTCGGCGAGTTGTTCAACCAGAACCCTGATGTGTTCTTCCTGTACGAGCCCATGTGGCACATCTGGCAGAAGCTGTACCCAGGTGACGCCGTGTCTCTGCAGGGCGCGGCGAGGGACATGCTGAGCTCGCTGTATCGCTGCGATCTCTCCGTGTTCCAGCTGTACAACAGCCCCGGGGGCAAAAACATTACCTCGCTCGGCCTGTTTGGCGCCACGCTCAACAAAGTGATCTGCTCATACCCTCTGTGTTCCGCTTACAGGAAGGATGTGGTGGGCATGGTGGACGACAAGGTGTGTAAGAAATGTCCGCCCCAGAGCCTCCGTCTGCTGGAGGACGAGTGTCTGAAATACAACACTATTGTTATTAAAGGGGTGCGCATTCTGGACGTCAACGTCTTGGCTCCTCTGATGGAAGACCCCTCGCTGGAGCTAAAGGTCATTCACCTGGTGAGGGACCCCAGGGCTGTGGCCAACTCCAGGATCAAATCCAGACACGGACTGATCCGAGAGAACCTGCAGGTGGTCAGGAGCCGGGATCCCAAACTCCGCCGGCTACCGCTTGCAGACGCAGCTCATAAAACGAACAAAAAGGACGGAGCCGACTACCACTCCATAGGAGCCATGGAGGTGATATGTGATAGGACCCACAGGACCTTGAGGACGGCATTGAATCCGCCCAGTTGGCTGAAGGGGAAGTATCTGGCTGTGCGCTACGAGGACCTGGTAGAAAATCCCGTCAAGGTCCTGCGTCAAGTTTACCGCTTCGCTAACCTCAGCGCCAATCATGACGTGGAGTCTTTTGCCCTCAACATGACTAACGGAACAAACTCGTCCTCCAAGCCGTTCATTGTGTCGTCCAGGAACGCCACGCTGGCGGCGAGCGCTTGGAGGACTCTCCTCAGCATTCAGCAAATCAAACAAGTGGAGGATTACTGCCACCAGTCCATGGCCGTGCTGGGCTACGAACGCGTAAGAACAGCCGCCGAGGCTAAAGACTTGAGCAAATCCTTACTGACTGCATCCAAACTGTGA